DNA sequence from the Candidatus Limnocylindrales bacterium genome:
GACGCGAGCACGGCCTGCTTTCAACGCCGGACCTCCCGCGATAGGTCTTGATGCCGCATGGCCACGCGTCTGATCGATCCGCCACCGCTTCCTCGCCAGGTTTTCGCGAGCGATCTCCTGGCCGGCAAGACGGCGCTGGTTACCGGCGGCGGCAGCGGTCTGGGCCGCGCGATCGCCGACCAGCTGTCAGCCGCGGGCGCCGATCTGCTGATCGCTGCACGCAACGTCGAGCGGCTCGAGCACGCGGCTTCCGAAATCCGTTCCGCCACCGGCCGTCGCGTCGAAACCGGCATGGTCGACATCCGCAGTCGCGAGGCCGTCGAGGCACTGGCCGAGCGCGCGCATTCCCTGTACCCGCGCATCGACATCCTGGTGAACAATGCCGGCGGCCAGTTCGCCCAACCCGCGCGGGATTTTCGGCCGAAAGGCTGGAATGCCGTCATCGAAACCAATCTGACCGGCACGTGGAACATGACGCAGGTCTTCGGCGTCGCCATGCTGGAAGGGCAGGGCGGCGCCATCGTCAACGTGATCGCCGTGGTCGGCCGCGGGTTTCCGGGCATCGCGCACACCGGCGCAGCACGCGCCGGCGTGCTCGAGCTGTCGCGAACGCTGGCGTACGAGTGGGGGCCGAAAGTGCGCGTCAATTGCGTGGCCCCAGGCGCCATCCGCACGGCCGCGTTCGAGACGACCTACCATCCC
Encoded proteins:
- a CDS encoding SDR family oxidoreductase, whose amino-acid sequence is MATRLIDPPPLPRQVFASDLLAGKTALVTGGGSGLGRAIADQLSAAGADLLIAARNVERLEHAASEIRSATGRRVETGMVDIRSREAVEALAERAHSLYPRIDILVNNAGGQFAQPARDFRPKGWNAVIETNLTGTWNMTQVFGVAMLEGQGGAIVNVIAVVGRGFPGIAHTGAARAGVLELSRTLAYEWGPKVRVNCVAPGAIRTAAFETTYHPDIDKMCEGIPIPRFGRPEEAAYAVTYLASPAASWITGEVIYVAGGAQSYGLNQALFDEAFGRGSHS